One Nostoc sp. CENA543 genomic window, TATATGGCTGATATTTAGTAGGAATTTTAGCCTTTACTAACTCAGTTATTAACTGATTAAATCCCTGTTGTAGTCGCCTTATTTCTTCCCGTTTTTTAGTTATATCTGACGGTTCGTGAGTGATTTGAAAGTAAATAACTTTTTCAGCTTGATGTTCAAATTCAGATATTATTGCTAAGGCTTGACGACTAAATTGGGCTAAGTAATCTTCAATAGCAGTGATACAAATTCTCGCGACTTGTTGGTGATAGGATTCGTTAGATGATTTTTCTTCCAGCTTTTGTATATTCTTATTCAAAAGATAAGAAATACTCCCAACTACAGCAGCACCCACAGGCCCGCCTAATAACCAACCAATTCCACCACCTACCGCCACTGCTCCTGGTTCACTTAATAATTCATTACTATCTGGCTTGGGGGGTAAAGTAATCTGTGGTTCTGGAGGGAAAGGAATTAATAAATCTTCGGGACGTTCTTCCTTGAAAAAATCATAGGCTTGATATAGCCATTTCATCACGGCTAACTGTAAATCATTCAAATCTTTTTTTAAGTTATTAGTTTGCCAATATTTAAAGTTATTTTCTGCTAATGCCACAGCCCCATCAGCCTGATATTTAGTTAATAATTTGGGTAAATATAGCCAATCTCTTAACTCAGATAAACTAGTATTAAATCCTTGTGTAATGAGATTTTTAGCTTTTTGTTTAATTTCTATTTTAGCATTTTGCTTATCATCGACAGCTTTAAATTCATTAGCGATGGGGTCAATTTTATGCTTCAATGCCAATTGAATTTGGGATGCGATCGCCTCTACTCTCGGCAACCTCACATCACCCCGATTTTGTTGTAAAATACTCACAACATTTTGCAAAGCTGTCTCAAACGCCACTAAGCCGCTACTACTCGCCGCAGCCACATCACCTTTTAACCTAGCGCGTAAAGCTGGTAAAGCATCCACACGATATAAATTACTAAACCCAGGAGGTAATTCTGCACGAAAACTTTCCGCCACAAATCGCAGTCGATTCTGTACTTGTTTTTGTTCTTCTGTGTCAAGTAAATTAATAAAATTAGCAACAAAAATAACTGTTTTAATATTTCTATCTAATAACCAATCGCGTAAATTTTCCCGTTCACCCAACGTCATTAATTTACGCGCATCTAATAACTGCACAACTAAATCTGTACTAAAAAGTTGCTCTCTTACTAAATTATCCTGCTCATCTCTATCATTAGTTCCTGGTAAATCAATAAACTCCACACCAGTTTCTAAAAAAGTATGAGGACAAAAAACTTCAACAGATGCGACATCTTTCCGCATCTGTCGATCACCATCTAAAATTGCATATTGCTGTAAAATATCCGTTCCACTGCGATAGACTTCAGTTCCATCCCGCAACATAATGCGAGTTCTCACATCAGAACCATATTTGACAGTAATAGCTGCGCCTGTAGTGGGAATTAAATCTATAGGTAAAGTCCGAGTCCCCAAGATAGCATTTAATAAAGTAGACTTACCATGATTAAAAGGGCCAAAAACTGCAATTCTAAAATTAGGATTAGTTAAATAATTACCAATATTAACTATATCTTGATATAACTGTGATGACCGTTCCAGCCCCAGTAAATTAGACGCAGATTTCAGCGCATCTACTAAATCTTTATGTTTTATATCCTGTTGTGGCATATTTCCATTACCTATTCCCAGAGTTATTTTACCCCGCAGCACAAAACTTATCTTCTTACCTGGCGTTACTTTACGTAAACCTCCGCGTTACTCTGCGTTAGAGACTGTTTGAAAATCTCAAATATTTTCACCCCACCCTAACCCTCCCCTGGAAAAAGGGGAGGGAACTAAATCCTAACTATAAGCAGCTAAAAGATTACTATACACCGCCTCAATTTTTTGTAATTGAGCGATGATATTTTCCTGCAAGGTTTTCAGTCGTTTTAATTCAGCCTCTCGGTTAATTTCCCGTGTTTGTTTTTGCTTGAGTAAATTATCTAACTCCGATTTACGCGAATTAATATCATCATTAATTCGCTTACTGACCTCTTTCTCATAACTATCGAAACATTCTTTGACCGCATCATACACAATTTGCGATTGCTCATTAGCAATTTGCGGCAAATATTTAACTAACTCTTTTTTAGCAGTTTTCACTAGTTCTTTACGCGCCTGATCCGCTTGTAAAAAACCCACTCCTAAACCCAGTAAAGCAAATCCAATGGGGCCAAGCATCACACCTGTAACTGCGGTGATGATACTTCCCACACCAATGACAGTGAAATAATTTAACAGAATATTTTTCCAATCAAATCCAGCACCAGCCATTGCTATACCAGCTAAATTCCCCCTAGAAAGGGATAATAATCCCATAGCCCATTTTGCCCAGGTGGGAGAGTTATCTTCCTCTGTGCTACCACTAGCCGCATTGACTTTAACTTGTTTATCGGTGAGCTTTTCGGTAATTCTTTCTGTAACTTGATGATAAGATGCGCCATACTGCGCTGCACTACGGGATAATTCTTTAAAAGCGGTATTAATATCTTTTTCAGCAGTTAAAGTCCAAGCTGCACATTTATCAGCCATGTATTGTTCAAAGGCTTTTTGCAGTGCTGCATTAAAAGCTTCTCGCTTACCGTTACTCAGAAAATCCCACAGATTTAATTCTGGTTGATAGCGTAGAAAATCACTTTCAAAAGTATTACCTAAATTCATCACATAACTACGGAAAGATTCAGAGATTTTTCTAGCTTGTGAGTCTCTAGTATTAAAAATTTCTTTCTGGAATTGATCCCGAATATCGGTAAGTTTTTTAAACTCTGGTTCTACAGAATCAATACGGGATTTTAATTCTGCCACATTTTGGTCTAATAAGGGAATTCTGCGGCCTATAGCTTCGCGGGTATGATTCACGGCTTGTCTAGCTAAGGTTCTGACTTGTCTTAGTTCCGCGATCGCTCTTTCTCTGGTAAGAAAAGTATTAAGCGCACTCATGAATTCTGGAAAGCCAGTCCCCGCTAAATCAGCTTGGGAATCCTTCAAACGTCTTCTTAGTGCTTGAATTGATGATAATTCAAATACACGCTCATCATAAATATCTTGACCGTCTACGTGGCAATATTCCCCTAAATTCGCCTTAAAAACCTTTCTGAGTCTATTTTCTGCTGCTTGTAAATCTTCCGCATCGTCAGGATCAATCAATGATTCTTTTACCTGATCCCAAGCATTAATTAAGAAGAAAACCGATAAACCACGACCTTTCACATAGTTTTCAAGATAACGACGCTCACCCAAAGTGCAAGGTTGAGAAGCTCTCATCACAAACAAAATCGCATGACAATTATTCACATATCCTAAAGATAATTCATTCCGCGCTTCTGTGTCATTCAATCCTGGACTATCAACAATTTCAATGCCTTTCTCTAACAATGTTAAAGGATACTCAACCACTGCATAATCAACATCAGGAAATGCTTGTTTTTTCTCCTGTTCTAACTTTTTGGCTTCTGCCGGATCAATTGTATATTTATACTTAAAGCTTTGAAAATCTAGCTGCTGTGGACTTTTGCCATCATTAAAGTGAATCGTCACTTTTTTTTCTGCTCCATACCGCAAAATAGTTAAAACTGCGGTACAGGGGTTAACATCGCTAGGAAGTAAATTTTCACCAATTAAAGCATTTAAAAATGTGCTTTTACCCCGTTTCATATCGCCTAAAACTAGTAGGCGAAATACACCTTTTTTGAGATTCTTACTAGCTATGTCAATATCTTCTAAATCTCTTTCTAAACTGAGTTTACCAGATGAAGACTCTCCATCTAACTCAGCTTGATGAATAGTTTCAGATAGATTTTGTAAACACATTGCCATCTCAGAACGAACTTGAGCAACCCGTTCTAAGTCTTGAATAAATTGATCAGATGCTACTTGACTTACCATAGAAATTATCCCTTAATTTAAGATGGTTTTTTGCGATTTTCTAGAAATAGCTTGTAAGCTACCCAACCCAAAACTCCTATAATCACGAAACCTGCTAAAACAGATGCTATTCTCACAGCAACTAAAGCTACTACACCAAGCGTAAAGAGTTTTCCAGCCAGAATGGCTTTTTTCATCCAAGGTTTGGGATAATCTTCTGCTTGGTGTTTCACCGTCTTATGTAATGGTGGATTATTTGCAGACATTTCTTGTTCCATTTCTCGGAGACGTATTTCTACTTCTTTCTCCCGCAGTAACCTTTCCCGTTGCTCTAGTTCGTCAGGGCGATTATGTTGAGATGTCATGGATGTCCACCCCAGGAAGGATGATGTTAATGATGTTATCACGTACCAAATTAATGTATATTAACTTACGTAAATAATTGATAACCCCAGTAAAATCACTATTTTAGGGCGATCGCACTGTTCCCCATCCCCCATTCCCTGTTCCCCATTTTTGAGTATGATGCCACCACTATGAGCCACAATTTTTATAGGTAATTACTCAAGTAGAATCACAATGGATATCAAAAATGGTTTCATAGGCACTGTTGGCAATACCCCACTAATTCGGTTAAACAGCTTCAGTGAAGAAACAGGGTGTGAAATCCTGGGTAAAGCCGAATTTCTCAATCCTGGTGGTTCAGTTAAAGACCGGGCTGCACTGTACATTATTCAAGATGCAGAAGAAAAAGGTTTGCTCAAACCCGGCGGTACAGTAGTAGAAGGTACAGCCGGTAATACGGGGATTGGACTAGCCCATATTTGCAATGCTAAAGGCTACAAATGCTTGATTATCATTCCTAACACCCAATCCCAAGAAAAAATCGATGCACTCACCGCTTTAGGTGCAGAAGTTCGTCCCGTTCCAGCCGTTCCCTACAAAGACCCCAATAACTACGTCAAGTTATCTGGTAGAGTCGCTTCTGAGATGGAAAACGCCATTTGGGCTAATCAGTTCGATAACTTAGCTAACCGTCGCGCCCACTACGAAACCACAGGGCCAGAAATTTGGGCGCAAACCGACGGTAAAGTTGACGGTTGGGTAGCCGCTACCGGTACAGGAGGAACATTTGCCGGTGTATCTATGTACCTCAAAGAACAAAACCCAGCAGTTAAATGTGTAGTGGCTGACCCATTGGGAAGCGGTCTTTATAGCTACGTCAAAACCGGAGAGATTACAATAGAAGGTAGTTCTATTACTGAAGGCATCGGTAACAGCCGTATTACTGCTAACATGGAAGGCGTACCCACTGACGACGCTATCCAAATTGATGACAAAGAAGCTTTGCGGGTAGTTTATCAACTATTGCGGAAAGATGGCTTATTAATGGGTGGTTCTACAGGTATTAATGTTGCCGCAGCCGTAGCTTTAGCCAAGCAATTAGGCCCAGGACATACCATTGTCACGATACTATGTGATAGTGGTTCTCGCTATCAGTCGCGAATATTCAACCACGAATGGTTAGCATCTAAAGGCTTGTCGGTAGATTAGTTAATAGTCATTAGTCATTAGTCATTAGTCATTAGTGTTTAATTTATCCGCCAAACAGCATCAAAGTTTTTAACAACAATGATCAAAAACGAATTTTTGGATAAGTCTCGATTTCTTGTAACCGTAAACTATTGACTTTTGACTTTTGACTATGCACTAAATTTTTACAGGGTGGGAAAAGTGACTCATGAGCAATTTTACTCAAGAATTGAATGCCAGCACGACAAACCCCAGTTTTCTACCCAGATGTGTGAGAGTTTGTCAACATCGCACTTGTAAAAAGCAAGGTGCGAAGGAAACTCTAGCAGCTTTTGTGGCTTTACCTGTTCCTGATGTGGTAGTAACTCCTAGCAGTTGCTTGGGACAGTGCGGTAACGGGCCAATGGTGTTGATTTTGCCGGAAATGGTTTGGTATAGCGGTGTTCAACCCTATGAAGTCCCGATGTTAGTAGAAAAGCATTTAATAGGTGGTCAAAGAGTGCAACGGATGCTCTATTATCGGTTTCATCCCCAGGGATAAATCAGTGAACAGTCAACCAATTTTGGATTTTAGATTTGCGATTGTGGATTGACCCCGACCACTCCTTGGATGCGGGGCTTGGGGATTTTAGATACACGTAAAGCCTGTGGCATAGCTGCGCTTAGAGCGTAGCGGACGCAGCGCAGCGAGTATTTGAGATTTTTCCACCCACGGTGGGGCTTGTAACCCAAAAAATCCAAAATCCAAAATCCAAAATCTAAAATTCAGAGGGTCAACAGTCAACAGTTATCAAATTTTACTTGCACTGATAACTGATAACTGATAACCGATAACTGTAAATGCACTATTTTTGACTGAAGCGAGACATCCGATGAATATTCAGGAGCTGCGTCAATCCTTAAAGAGCAAGTGGTTGAATTATTATGAGCAGAATCGTTCTTGGTTAGTCAAAATGAGGGTTTGGGCTAACTACGGTGGTGTACGTCGTCCTTCGTCTGGGTTTATCCTAGCAACATTATCTGTTTTAGAGCCGGATTTTGACGAAATTTTGGCTTTTGTGATGGAACTGAATAACAACCCTGATGAGATAGTTACGGCTTTAGGTCTCAATTTTAATCCTGACAAAGAACTCAGCTTAACTAATTCTCAGATGGATTTAGCCCTCACCCAGTCGGAGGAAGAACAGCAATATCCAGAGGAAGCCGTCACATCAATGGCCTTAACTGTTTATGATGCTTCCCCTGTGTCAACTAAAGAGCATAACGCTTCCAATGTAGTGGTCATGCCTACTCTACATCAGCCAGTGCAGCAGGTGGTGGGTGGTGAACAGCCTGTAATGTCTCAAAAAACTGCCACCAATGGAAAAATGAATATTCATCCCACTATTCATAAATCATCCTCGCCAGCAGGACAGGTATTCGCCATTACTTTAGAAGTACCGAAAAAAGACAAACCTTTAACTTCCCTAACTTTAACTACTATCAAACCCCAAAATGGCAAAGTAGTTAGTCCCTTGGCAATTACTACGGAAGTTCCTGGTAAACCGAAGACATTAATAATACCGAAACCAGTGGCGGAAATTTCCCAAAATGGGCAATATGTCCCTAAAAAACTGTCTAAATCTACTCACAAAGTCCACTCTAAAGCTCATACAAATGCTAGTAATCTGGCTTCTTGGGTAGATGAGTTTTGTTTAGGATCTCAGTGGAATTCAGAGGAGACCATTGCTGTTCACAGAGGGTGATAACAATTCAAAATTCAAAATTCAAAATTCAAAGTCCAAAATCCAAAATCCAAAATCCAAAATCCAAAATCCAAAATCCAAAATCCAAAATCCAAAATCCAAAATCTAAAATCTAAAATCGGTATAACTGTCAATTAGGAAGTTGTATCTTTCCCATCATTGCTTCGCTTTGCTCTCTATGAGACGCTACGCGAAAGCAATGACAATTTATTTTTAATTATGCCTGCCTACTTATTACTGATAATCTGTAGCTGATTTTCTTAAAGATTTCTTCCAGATTATCGCTTCTAAATCACATTGATAATTCCGAATTGCCATACATTCACGCTGTAGTTTTCTTTCAAGAAGATATTTACAGACACAACAATAATATGGCACAGATTAACGGCACAATGATGCAATATTTCCACTGGTACATCCCTAATGATGGCAATTTGTGGAACAAAGTAGAGTTTTCCGCCGCAGAATTAGCAGAAACAGGTTTTACAGCTTTGTGGCTACCACCAGCCTATAAAGGATTTGCCGGTGCGTATGATGTAGGGTATGGTGTTTACGATTTATTCGACTTAGGTGAGTTTGATCAAAAAGGCTCTGTCAGAACAAAATACGGTACACGTCAGCAATATATTGATGCGATTAAATCTCTGCAAACGCATGGTGTACAAGTTTATGCAGATGCAGTGCTAAATCATAAGATGGGTGGTGATGGAGTAGAAACACCAAAAGCAACACCTTTTCCTCAAGATAACCGCCTGAATCCTAAAGGTGGGTTGCAAGAAATCAAGACCTACTCTCATTATTATTTCCCAGGAAGACAAGGCAAATATTCTAATTTTGAGTGGCATTGGTGGCATTTTGATGCAGTTGATTATAACGAATATAACAGTGGCGATCGCAGCACGATTTATTTACTAGAAGGCAAAAAATTTGATGATTATGTAGCCTTAGAAAACGGCAATTTTGCCTATTTAATGGGTTGTGACCTCGATTTTCAAAATGATTGGGTAAGGGGTGAAATCACCTATTGGGGTAAGTGGTATCTTGAGCAAACAAATGTCAACGGTTTCCGTTTAGATGCCATTAAACATATTGCCGCTTGGTTTTTTCCCCAATGGATAGATGAACTAGAACGCCACGCTGGTAAGGACTTATTCTTTGTTGGAGAGTATTGGTACAACGATGTGAATACTCTGCTTTGGTATGTTGATACTGTTCGGGGCAAAATGTCAGTTTTTGACGTACCACTACATTACAACTTCCATCAAGCCAGTAAATCTGGAGGCAATTATGATATGCGCCGGATTTTAGATGGCACAATGATGCAAAAACGTCCTACCCATGCTGTCACCTTTGTCGAGAATCATGACTCACAACCATTACAAGCATTGGAATCTGTAGTTGAACCTTGGTTTAAACCCCTAGCCTACGCCATTATTTTGTTAAGACAAGAAGGTTATCCTTGCGTCTTTCATGCCGATTACTACGGTGCAGAATATGAAGACTGGGGAAGAGATGGCAACCTCTACAAGATTTTTATGCCCTCTCACCGTTGGATAATCGATAAGTTAATGTATGCACGCAAGCATTATGCTTATGGGCCACAATACGATTATTTCGACCATTGGAATACTATCGGCTGGACTCGCTTAGGTGATGAAGATCATCCCCAAGCAATGGCTGTAATTATGAGTGATGGTGCAGCAGGTAATAAATGGATGGAAGTCGGTAAACCCAACACAAAATTCGTTGATTTAACACAGCACATCAAAGAACCTGTATACACCAACGAATGGGGTTGGGGTGAATTTCGTTGCTTAGGTGGTTCTGTATCAGTTTGGGTACAAGAATAAAACCAATTCGCAGTTCGCAATTCGCAATACAGCAAGCTACGCAACAATGCTCCCGCCTTGTTTCTCTACGAGACGCTACTCGTAGCTTGCTTACACTCTCCACTCAGCACTGCTCACTCCTCACTCAGCACCGGCTAAACGCCGCGCTACCGCTAACAGCACTCATCACTCAGCACTCATAATTCCCAACAAAGCCTCACATAATTGCCACCAAGAGGCAGTGGCGATCGCACTATGCCATTCCCACACACCTAAAACTTTGACTCGCCAAACTGGTGCAAAAAAGCCGTAATATGGTAAATATCCTGCGGGGGCGTTGTCATCAACGATGAAATTGGTGTAATTTACCCAAGCATCTTTCTCACGCCATCCTACGCGATGACCAAAATCAATACAGGTTTCGGCGGCGGCGGCTTTTTTGTTGCCAATCATTAATCCCATCACGGGATCATTAGGACTATTGCTTTGTAAACTCTGCCAGATGCGCTGCTGCACGCTAAAACCAAAGCGTCCTTGACTGTATTTCACCCACAGTTTATCTATCGTCAATAACTCTGTGCGGGGAAAGTTTGCTAGACTTTCTAAGTCTAAGTGGCCTTGTTGTTCGCGATGAGCCACCTTTAGCATCAAGTTTGTCGTTTCTCCATCCGCCTCTAACCATCTTTGAGCTTTTAATAAGTCTCGCAAGGTTGTATAGTCTACACCCACAGAGGAACTTAAATCATCGCTATCCTCTTGATTTTGACTAACACTCTCACCTACTACTAAGGTAGTTTCCGGTAAAACTTCAATGATGCCTTGGGAACCAGATAACCAAAAATACAACTGATTATCTGTGGCGGCTAAATCTAATTGTAATTGGGTAATTAATCCGGCGGCGGTTAATCCTGTATGGGCAGTTGTGGGAGTTAAAATCTTCTGCACAGCCGTAGCAAATTGTTCTGGTTGTGTAGCTGGGGTAGCACAAGCAATGAAACATTGACCGATTTCTGTTCCTAATTGCAATTCTTCTACCCACTCCCGCAACGATGCCACACCAATAGCAGCTTGTCCAGCACAATCTAAAATAATAATCTGCTGGGAAGTGCAACGGCGTAATTGTTTTCTCAGCCAGGAACGATTAATAGTAATATCATCCGCTAACACAAAGACGGCTTCGCTGTTTGGTGTTTCCTGAATTTTACCCCGCAGATATAACAACACGGTGGCGGTGTCTATGTTAGTAGCCGCATCAGGGGAAGATTCCGCAAAAGATTCTGACAGCAGACATTTTTGAATGGCTTTGTGAATATCTGCACTGGCGTTTTTACCGCCCACAGTCCAAGAATTAGTGGTAAAGTTCCCTGTTGTTTGGAAAATACTGCACAAAGCAGAAGGGGTGGTGCTTTTAGGGAGTCCTTCTACAATCAGTGCTTGTCGTGGATGTCTGGTAATACTTTTGGGGAGGGGTTTAATCCCTAAAATCACTTCCCCCACACCTTCAACAATACGCTTGGGTGTTTGGGAGGGATATTCAGCATGGATGGAATTTTCCCCCCGACCTTTTTTGAGTTGGTTAATGACTCGTAATTGCTGATTGGCTTTTTGAATATAGGCTACAGTCTGTTGATAAACATAATGGTATAAATTATCAGCTGCAATGATGCCTTGAGAATCTGCCGCTTCTCCCCGTAATCCCTGAATTAAATAGTATGTAAATACACCATGTCCTAAGTGTGGAAATTCCCAAGATTGCTGCTGGCGATCGCAAGATAATAAAGCGTAAAATCCTTTTTGTTTGCTGGCGCGTTGTCGCAATACCTCTACTAACTCCGGTGTAGGGTTAAAATCGGCCGATGTTGCGCCTCTTGCCCCCAAAAAGCTCAAATTACCACTATGACAAGCATCCAACCAAACTAATTGTTGCCCAGCCGCACAATCAGCTAACACCTGTAATAATTCTTGTAACTTTAAGCCTGTATTAATTAAGTCGTCTGTTTGAGTATCTTGGAGACATAACACCACCTGTTTACTCGATGGCTCAAGCATCCCATGTCCAGAAAAGTAAAACAAAATAGTGTCATTGGGTTTAGTTGCAGCCGCCATTGTTTTGAGACTCAAGCGTACATTCTCCAACAAAGGCTGTTCACCAAAATCATGGTAAATTTTTAACTCTCTTTGGGGGAATCCTTGAGTTGCTGCATCTAATGCTATTCCTAAACCCTGACAGTCTACAGCAGGGTAACGCAAACTAGATATTTGCTCATCCTGATATTGATTCACTCCTACCAACAACAGCCACAGTTTTGCTGTACCTGCCTCTAAAGCAACCGTTGAATTACTGGTACGAACACCGATAGGACACATATTCAAAATTATCCCTAAATCAGCAACGTCTAAAGGGAATTCCAACTATAAGAATATCCCATCACTTTGCGGAAGCAGGGGGAGCAGAGGAGAAAAATTAATCACTCAGCACTGGCTAAACGCCACGCCACCGCTAACAGCACTCCTCACTCTCATTGATGACTTTTAATGTTTGTTTTAGTGATTAATACTACAAATAAGTATATTTACACTACCAAAATTTCTATGTAAATATTACTATGAATTCAATAGAAAAGTATTTAATCATACAGCGATTTTATTTCGCTTTGATCAAAAACAACAGAAGGATTATCTGTCTATAGAGTCGCATTTTCCAATGTTTAACACCATATCTGACGCTATTTGTGTAAAAAACCGTCAACATCAGTTCATATTGCTGAATGATGCCTATTGTCACTTAATGAAATGTAACCGAGAACAATTAATTGGCAAATCTGATTATGACTTGTTACCCACAGCATTAGCAGATATTCTCTGGGAGCAAGATGAATTAATTTTTACTCAAGGCATTGATTCAGAGCATGAAGAACAATTGACTGATGATGATGGTGTAATACGTTGGGTAGTCACTAAAAAATGCTTATTTGAGGATGAAAACCACAATCGCTTTTTGCTCACGACAATACATGACATCACAGCTAGGAAACAAGCAGAAGCAGCATTAGCAGAAAAAGCTTCTCTAGCGGCATTTCGGGTAGAGATAAATTCTGCAATTACCCAAAGTTACAACCTACAAACTACACTCAAGTGTTGTACCGATGCAATGGTGAAGCATTTAAAGGCTGCCTTTGCACGTATCTGGACGCTAAACGCAGCAGAAAACGTCTTAGAACTCCAAGCCAGTTCCGGAATTTATACTCATATCGACGGGGATCATAGTCGTGTTCCCGTGGGTATGTTTAAAATCGGCTTAATTGCTGAAGAACGCCAGCCTTACTTGACTAATGAAGTTTTAACTGATCCCCGTGTAGGGAATAAAAGTTGGGCAAAAGAACAAGGGATAGTAGCTTTTGCGGGATATCCTCTAATTTTGGATGGGAATTTAATTGGCGTGATGGCGATGTTTTCTTATCAGGCCTTACCTGAATCAATCATAGAAGCCTTAAATTTAGCTGCCAGTGAAGTGGCGTTGGGTATCAAGCGCATACAGATAAAACAAGCCCTCAAGGAAAGTGAAAGTAAGCATCGTCACTTGGTAGAAAATTCCCAAGATATAATTTGGTCACTAGATGTTCAAGGGAATTGGACATTTGTCAATCCGGCGGTTAAAAGCATCTATGGTTATCAGCCAGAGGAAATGATTGGTCGTCACTACAGTGAATTTGTACCACCAGCCGCAATTGACCAAGAATTAGAAATTATTTCCCGTCTACTAGCAGGAGAGTGTTTAGGTAATTATGAAACACTGGTTTTAGCTAAGGATGGTAGTACGCTGAATTTATTGTGTCATGCGATCGCCCTCAAGGATGACGAAGGGCAAATAACCGGAATTACTGGTACAGCTACTAACATTACCCAAATTAAGCAAGCCGAGGTCACGCTGCGCCGCACTAATGCCATACTCCAAGCACAACAAGAAGCTGCCATCGATGCTATTTTAGTGATTAATGAAAATCGCCAGGTAACTTCATATAATCAGAGCTTTTGTAAATTATGGCAGATTCCTGGGGAATTAATTCAGACTGGTAGCGATCGCCTACTTCTAGAATGGGTAATCAACCAACTAGAAAACCCAGAAGAATTTCTGGCTAAGGTAGAGTACCTCTACAATCATCCAGACGCACGCAGCCATGATGAAATCAGACTTAAATCTGGCAAAATTTTTGAACGATATTCAGCCCCAGTTGGTTCTAGCACGGGAGAATATTTTGGTAGGATCTGGTATTTCCGCGATATTACCGCACGTAAACAAGCAGAAATAGCTCTACGCAACTCAGAAACACAACTGCGTCAACAAACCCAAAAACTTCAACAAACACTCAAAGAATTACAACATACTCAAATTCAGCTAGTTCACAGTGAAAAAATGTCTAGCTTGGGTCAATTAGTAGCAGGAGTAGCGCACGAAATCAACAACCCTGCCAGCTTTATTTACGGCAACCTCAATCACATTGATGACTATACA contains:
- a CDS encoding ferredoxin encodes the protein MSNFTQELNASTTNPSFLPRCVRVCQHRTCKKQGAKETLAAFVALPVPDVVVTPSSCLGQCGNGPMVLILPEMVWYSGVQPYEVPMLVEKHLIGGQRVQRMLYYRFHPQG
- a CDS encoding DUF3040 domain-containing protein — protein: MTSQHNRPDELEQRERLLREKEVEIRLREMEQEMSANNPPLHKTVKHQAEDYPKPWMKKAILAGKLFTLGVVALVAVRIASVLAGFVIIGVLGWVAYKLFLENRKKPS
- a CDS encoding dynamin family protein; the encoded protein is MPQQDIKHKDLVDALKSASNLLGLERSSQLYQDIVNIGNYLTNPNFRIAVFGPFNHGKSTLLNAILGTRTLPIDLIPTTGAAITVKYGSDVRTRIMLRDGTEVYRSGTDILQQYAILDGDRQMRKDVASVEVFCPHTFLETGVEFIDLPGTNDRDEQDNLVREQLFSTDLVVQLLDARKLMTLGERENLRDWLLDRNIKTVIFVANFINLLDTEEQKQVQNRLRFVAESFRAELPPGFSNLYRVDALPALRARLKGDVAAASSSGLVAFETALQNVVSILQQNRGDVRLPRVEAIASQIQLALKHKIDPIANEFKAVDDKQNAKIEIKQKAKNLITQGFNTSLSELRDWLYLPKLLTKYQADGAVALAENNFKYWQTNNLKKDLNDLQLAVMKWLYQAYDFFKEERPEDLLIPFPPEPQITLPPKPDSNELLSEPGAVAVGGGIGWLLGGPVGAAVVGSISYLLNKNIQKLEEKSSNESYHQQVARICITAIEDYLAQFSRQALAIISEFEHQAEKVIYFQITHEPSDITKKREEIRRLQQGFNQLITELVKAKIPTKYQPYIEIPKVSQPQPQQKSSRQQERIYTRPPQPENTTKTTEKKVEPPKQQVYSPPPPPKTTPAPNPAELEEKFRKWELDEEIAQIKAQMRSPGNQNNQQQTTQTQNQQARKPPQNQAEKDKIARAYKILGLPQDAAFADVKQTYKTLVKKWHPDLFVNQPQMQKQAQEKMRLLNEAYTVLSDQK
- a CDS encoding DUF5331 domain-containing protein, giving the protein MNIQELRQSLKSKWLNYYEQNRSWLVKMRVWANYGGVRRPSSGFILATLSVLEPDFDEILAFVMELNNNPDEIVTALGLNFNPDKELSLTNSQMDLALTQSEEEQQYPEEAVTSMALTVYDASPVSTKEHNASNVVVMPTLHQPVQQVVGGEQPVMSQKTATNGKMNIHPTIHKSSSPAGQVFAITLEVPKKDKPLTSLTLTTIKPQNGKVVSPLAITTEVPGKPKTLIIPKPVAEISQNGQYVPKKLSKSTHKVHSKAHTNASNLASWVDEFCLGSQWNSEETIAVHRG
- a CDS encoding dynamin family protein; the protein is MVSQVASDQFIQDLERVAQVRSEMAMCLQNLSETIHQAELDGESSSGKLSLERDLEDIDIASKNLKKGVFRLLVLGDMKRGKSTFLNALIGENLLPSDVNPCTAVLTILRYGAEKKVTIHFNDGKSPQQLDFQSFKYKYTIDPAEAKKLEQEKKQAFPDVDYAVVEYPLTLLEKGIEIVDSPGLNDTEARNELSLGYVNNCHAILFVMRASQPCTLGERRYLENYVKGRGLSVFFLINAWDQVKESLIDPDDAEDLQAAENRLRKVFKANLGEYCHVDGQDIYDERVFELSSIQALRRRLKDSQADLAGTGFPEFMSALNTFLTRERAIAELRQVRTLARQAVNHTREAIGRRIPLLDQNVAELKSRIDSVEPEFKKLTDIRDQFQKEIFNTRDSQARKISESFRSYVMNLGNTFESDFLRYQPELNLWDFLSNGKREAFNAALQKAFEQYMADKCAAWTLTAEKDINTAFKELSRSAAQYGASYHQVTERITEKLTDKQVKVNAASGSTEEDNSPTWAKWAMGLLSLSRGNLAGIAMAGAGFDWKNILLNYFTVIGVGSIITAVTGVMLGPIGFALLGLGVGFLQADQARKELVKTAKKELVKYLPQIANEQSQIVYDAVKECFDSYEKEVSKRINDDINSRKSELDNLLKQKQTREINREAELKRLKTLQENIIAQLQKIEAVYSNLLAAYS
- a CDS encoding cysteine synthase A gives rise to the protein MDIKNGFIGTVGNTPLIRLNSFSEETGCEILGKAEFLNPGGSVKDRAALYIIQDAEEKGLLKPGGTVVEGTAGNTGIGLAHICNAKGYKCLIIIPNTQSQEKIDALTALGAEVRPVPAVPYKDPNNYVKLSGRVASEMENAIWANQFDNLANRRAHYETTGPEIWAQTDGKVDGWVAATGTGGTFAGVSMYLKEQNPAVKCVVADPLGSGLYSYVKTGEITIEGSSITEGIGNSRITANMEGVPTDDAIQIDDKEALRVVYQLLRKDGLLMGGSTGINVAAAVALAKQLGPGHTIVTILCDSGSRYQSRIFNHEWLASKGLSVD